The Apium graveolens cultivar Ventura chromosome 10, ASM990537v1, whole genome shotgun sequence nucleotide sequence GTTGATGCAGATCAAAACTCTGGCAAATACCTCGTTGCTGTTTCACCATTTATGGACTCTCCAATAGCTGTGGACAATGTGACAGCAACCGCGAGTTTACATTATACTGGAACACTTGCAAATGCTCCTACTACATTCACAAATCCACCACCTCAAAATGCTACCCCAGTTGCTGAAAACTTCATACAATCACTACGAAGCTTGAATTCAAAAACTTTTCCAGCAAAAGTACCACAAACAGTTGATCAATCCCTTTTTTTCACAGTTGGACTAGGGGTAAATCCTTGTCCTAGTTGCAAAGCTGGTAATGGCAGCCAAGTCGTGGCTAATATTAACAATGTGACATTTGTCATGCCTACTACAGCTCTTCTTCAAGCACATTACTTCAAGACTAAAGGAGTTTTCACAACTGATTTTCCAGCAAATCCACCATTTCCTTACAATTATACAGGCACCGGGCCAGCAAATTTAGGAACCACAAGTGGCACAAAACTATATAGACTGCCTTACAATGCCACAGTTCAAGTGGTTCTACAAGACACCGGTATTATATCACCTGAGAATCATCCTATCCATCTTCATGGATTCAATTTCTTTGCAGTTGGCAGAGGAGTCGGAAACTTTAACCCGAAGACAGATCCTAAGAAATTTAATCTTGTTGATCCTGTTGAGAGGAACACAGTTGGTGTACCATCCGGTGGATGGACGGCTATTAGATTTCGTGCAGATAATCCAGGTAATTTAGCATTGTGCATCATCACAAAACCTTTTTTCAGGTAACACTTGATGAAAAAGAGGATATTAATGAAAAATCTTATGTAACTGCAGGAGTTTGGTTCATGCATTGCCACTTGGAAGTACACACCACATGGGGACTAAAAATGGCATTCTTGGTGGACAATGGAAAGGGTCCAAATGAGTCCATTTTGCCACCTCCAAAAGATCTTCCAAAATGTTGATAAAAAATCAACAAACAGATACTATAAAAAATGCAGAAACTGAAATCAGATATTCGAAAGAGATGCAGAATATGTATTAGACACCATAAAGTGATATAATCAAGAAAAAAGTGTGGTGAGGTCAAGTAGTATGGGAACTTTACGAAACATTTTTGAGTAGTTCTAATAGCAGGACTACATTTAAAGCATATATGTAATTTTGAGATTATTTTTTAATGTTGGCAtcataattcaaaattcattgtTCATATATCTTGTACTCATCCCATCAAGACTTCATGGCAATCAAAACTGAACCTTTTTCACTAAATTCCCAGATAAGAATTCTTTTACAATGAGTGGTATTTGTATCATTGTGTTTATTCCAATAACTTTGCAATTTTATTAGCTAAAATAACTAGTTACTCCCTCCAAAGTGGAACAAAAAATTACATCTCATCTTATCCTCAAATCAAAGTTTATGCATGCATAATGATACCAAAAATATCACAGTAGTAACACATTTTTAGAAAGAGGAACATATGCAAACACCCCCAATATGCACTAAATCCCTTGTTCATAGCCACAAAAAACTCAAACCCTTGCCAAGTACTTCT carries:
- the LOC141693987 gene encoding laccase-4-like, encoding MGSWVRVLIFVASVLPLLVESEVRKYNFDVVMRNTNRLCSSKPIVTVNNRFPGPTLFAREGDTVLVNVVNHVKYNVSIHWHGIRQLRTGWADGPAYITQCPIQPGQNYVYNFTITGQRGTLFWHAHILWLRVTVHGAIVIHPKLGVPYPFPKPHREIVVVLGEWWKSDTENVINQALKSGLAPNVSDAHTINGLPGSVSGCATKNAFQLSVDSGKSYMLRIINAALNEELFFKIAGHKLTVVEVDATYVKPFKTDTILIAPGQTTNVIVDADQNSGKYLVAVSPFMDSPIAVDNVTATASLHYTGTLANAPTTFTNPPPQNATPVAENFIQSLRSLNSKTFPAKVPQTVDQSLFFTVGLGVNPCPSCKAGNGSQVVANINNVTFVMPTTALLQAHYFKTKGVFTTDFPANPPFPYNYTGTGPANLGTTSGTKLYRLPYNATVQVVLQDTGIISPENHPIHLHGFNFFAVGRGVGNFNPKTDPKKFNLVDPVERNTVGVPSGGWTAIRFRADNPGVWFMHCHLEVHTTWGLKMAFLVDNGKGPNESILPPPKDLPKC